In a single window of the Anaerocolumna cellulosilytica genome:
- a CDS encoding DUF5696 domain-containing protein, which translates to MNRKKSITCRRFSLLAVGVVITVSGLSLLFSKPTKALPDRMDTALQKVSYEAEKNLIQSEDFAVKSEYSLQQSLPEGVLVSSSGSSIKEHNLIAENRNYQMYFKEEALSILIRDKKTGAVMESVVEEDDGKSNTTWQSFMKSGVVLQVLKGINIVPTTVDVRSAKKEVTLQEDGFLAKVSMTEYGISFELKVSLTEDGFTAEIPNNSIVETSEEYKIGEIYVYPFLGNTYLGERNGYMFIPDGNGALIYLEDNEGRFSSNFSQYVYGMNAGLDEAYTLSLLWGEYQSVNEAEKIMAPVFGMVHTDSEMGYLGIIESGDYSAKIEAYPNGAYTDYNWICSKFVLRQIYTQPTGNKEGSVVTRQAKRNEFDIKIHYRFVSGEKADYTGLALNYRSYLLESGEIHKQSDSFQMKLDFLGIDKENWLIFKRNVTMTTVHNIREIYQNLREAGVTDIVSVYKGWQKDGVYSFPVTSYKADGDIGGTKALTKLISDAKAQGINLYLAQDALRINPSFHNANFNIMKQITKRVYQEYVYKDVFKSFRFLTPVRSAQNLKQAAASYKKSGIENIMLSGISNILFTYSSKGEVYSRTNTAKTYEEAVKAMDTEFSLLLEKPFAYLWKYADGVNEMPVASSNYIFTDEEVPFLSIVFKGVLPMYSEYINFEANKQEFFLKLAEMGINPSFYITYEDPANLQYTNSSDLYSSKYSVYKEYILTYYKDLKAIHEKTEGAMITDHQQFSNGLTVVTYDNGVKVYINYSTDTAIQTDGYVVAPMSYKVGE; encoded by the coding sequence TTGAATAGAAAAAAAAGCATTACTTGCAGACGATTTAGTTTGCTTGCAGTAGGTGTAGTGATAACCGTCTCAGGGCTCAGCTTGCTGTTTTCTAAACCTACCAAGGCTTTACCAGATAGGATGGATACGGCTTTGCAAAAAGTAAGTTATGAAGCAGAGAAAAACCTAATCCAGTCAGAGGATTTTGCAGTGAAGTCAGAATATTCATTACAACAGTCTCTGCCGGAGGGAGTTCTTGTTTCAAGTTCTGGTAGCAGCATTAAGGAGCACAATCTGATAGCGGAAAACAGGAATTATCAAATGTACTTTAAGGAAGAAGCACTGTCTATACTGATAAGGGATAAAAAGACAGGAGCAGTTATGGAGTCGGTTGTGGAGGAGGATGATGGAAAAAGTAATACTACCTGGCAGTCTTTTATGAAGTCAGGTGTGGTGCTTCAGGTGTTAAAAGGCATTAATATCGTTCCGACAACAGTAGATGTAAGGAGTGCTAAAAAGGAAGTAACTTTACAGGAAGACGGTTTTCTGGCGAAGGTATCAATGACGGAATATGGTATAAGTTTCGAATTAAAGGTATCACTAACAGAGGACGGTTTCACGGCAGAAATTCCTAATAATTCCATAGTAGAAACTTCTGAAGAATACAAAATCGGTGAAATTTATGTATATCCATTTTTGGGTAATACCTATTTGGGTGAGAGAAATGGGTATATGTTTATACCTGATGGAAATGGAGCTTTAATTTATCTGGAAGATAATGAAGGCAGATTTTCTTCGAATTTTTCCCAATACGTATATGGGATGAATGCAGGGCTTGATGAAGCTTATACCTTATCACTGCTCTGGGGAGAATATCAAAGTGTGAATGAAGCTGAAAAGATTATGGCACCGGTATTTGGTATGGTACATACAGATTCCGAAATGGGCTATCTGGGTATTATTGAAAGCGGAGATTACAGTGCTAAAATTGAAGCCTATCCCAACGGAGCCTATACGGATTACAATTGGATTTGTTCAAAATTTGTCCTCCGCCAGATTTATACACAGCCTACCGGGAACAAGGAAGGGTCTGTCGTTACAAGACAGGCAAAGCGAAATGAATTCGATATAAAAATACATTACCGATTTGTTTCAGGAGAGAAGGCAGATTATACGGGGCTTGCCCTAAACTACCGTAGTTACCTGTTAGAATCTGGAGAAATTCATAAACAGAGTGATTCCTTTCAGATGAAGCTGGACTTTTTGGGGATTGATAAAGAAAACTGGTTAATCTTTAAGCGAAACGTAACTATGACTACGGTTCATAACATAAGAGAGATTTATCAGAATCTGCGGGAGGCAGGAGTGACCGATATCGTCTCTGTCTATAAAGGCTGGCAGAAGGACGGAGTATATTCTTTTCCAGTTACTTCTTATAAAGCGGATGGAGATATAGGAGGAACGAAAGCCCTGACAAAGCTTATAAGTGATGCCAAAGCCCAGGGAATTAATCTTTATCTGGCTCAGGATGCACTTAGAATTAATCCCTCCTTTCACAATGCCAACTTTAATATTATGAAGCAGATAACCAAAAGGGTGTACCAGGAGTATGTCTATAAGGATGTATTCAAAAGTTTCCGTTTTTTAACGCCTGTCCGTTCTGCACAAAATTTAAAACAGGCAGCGGCCTCTTATAAAAAAAGTGGTATTGAAAATATTATGTTAAGCGGTATCAGTAATATATTGTTTACCTATTCAAGCAAGGGGGAGGTATATTCCAGAACCAATACGGCAAAGACCTATGAAGAAGCTGTAAAAGCAATGGATACAGAGTTTAGCCTGCTACTGGAAAAACCATTTGCTTATCTTTGGAAATATGCGGACGGTGTGAATGAAATGCCGGTTGCTTCCTCCAATTACATTTTTACAGACGAAGAAGTTCCTTTTCTCTCTATAGTATTTAAAGGAGTACTGCCCATGTATTCGGAGTACATCAACTTTGAAGCAAACAAACAGGAATTCTTCTTAAAGCTGGCAGAGATGGGGATTAATCCTTCTTTTTATATAACTTATGAGGATCCAGCTAATCTGCAATATACCAATTCTTCTGACTTGTACAGTTCCAAATATAGTGTGTATAAGGAGTATATTCTTACTTATTATAAGGATTTAAAAGCAATACATGAAAAAACCGAAGGCGCAATGATTACAGACCACCAACAGTTTTCCAATGGCTTGACAGTAGTTACTTATGATAATGGTGTAAAAGTATATATTAATTACAGTACGGATACAGCAATTCAGACAGATGGTTATGTTGTAGCACCCATGTCTTATAAGGTAGGTGAGTAG
- a CDS encoding YIP1 family protein — protein MRYKMLRRSLKKSLLFFSLCLIASLMVSPFKALADTPYKTFTQDGYGRIMETQTAYIPLSSITKVGDLSFKSASDMKITEEEEIYIADTEGKRVLVSDIEGNLLRVYGEGILKNPSGIFVTEDKILYVADKEAGKVVVFEKDGEVIKEYTKPEHPLYGENMSFKPQKIAVDSKGIMYIICEGNTNGIVQISPTEGGTFLGYFGTNMTSVNLLDIFRRIVLTDEQLAKLPKNLPPTPNNLIIDRKGLVYTTTQGARYGSLKKLNVAGKNLIEPDSYDELPAAVAVGNYENIYMLTEQGYVFEYNKNGSTLFVFGGKDSGRLRIGLFQKAVAIGVDRTNRLYVLDQEKNEIQIFKPTEFADLVHEALYLYQGGKYTKSKEPLNQILNMNSLFDYANMAMGQAYLQEENYPMALKYFRMAKDYQGYSDAFWEVRNIWLNQNLIMGAGFLVLTALFIKFLKYLQKKKQVFVKVIAAKEKTLQKPLMDRLHYTWYFIKHPIDGCYGIKREYKASYVSSSILFVLFMAIVLINKYATGFILKRVMDGRYDIFTDLLYMIGIFLLMTVCTYLISTINDGEGTFKQLYTAFVYALAPYMILKPIVVIISNIITYNEVFLVRFSNFCLYTWVAILLFMAVKEINNYTVRETIRVILLTFFCALIAVLLLFILYVLVSQVADFIQAIYGEVVYRLE, from the coding sequence ATGCGTTATAAAATGCTGCGCCGCAGCCTGAAAAAAAGCTTGCTATTCTTTTCATTGTGCCTGATTGCAAGCCTTATGGTTTCGCCCTTTAAAGCTTTAGCGGATACCCCATATAAGACCTTTACGCAGGATGGGTATGGCAGGATTATGGAGACCCAGACTGCATATATTCCTTTGTCATCCATTACAAAGGTTGGGGATTTGTCTTTTAAAAGTGCTTCAGATATGAAGATAACCGAGGAAGAGGAAATATACATAGCAGATACCGAAGGGAAACGGGTACTGGTATCCGATATAGAAGGAAACCTGCTTCGGGTATACGGGGAAGGAATCTTAAAAAATCCTTCAGGTATCTTTGTTACAGAGGATAAAATATTATATGTAGCTGACAAAGAAGCCGGTAAAGTAGTAGTCTTTGAAAAAGACGGGGAAGTTATTAAAGAATATACGAAACCGGAGCATCCGTTATATGGTGAGAACATGTCCTTTAAACCTCAGAAGATTGCAGTAGATTCCAAAGGAATTATGTATATTATCTGTGAAGGCAATACAAATGGCATTGTACAGATAAGCCCGACGGAGGGCGGTACTTTTTTGGGCTATTTCGGTACGAATATGACGTCTGTTAATTTACTGGATATATTCCGAAGAATTGTTCTCACCGACGAACAGCTTGCCAAGCTGCCGAAGAATCTGCCGCCCACCCCCAATAATCTGATTATTGATAGGAAGGGTCTGGTTTATACTACAACGCAAGGGGCAAGGTATGGTTCCTTAAAGAAACTAAATGTTGCAGGTAAAAATCTCATTGAGCCGGACAGTTATGATGAGTTGCCGGCAGCCGTAGCGGTAGGGAATTATGAAAATATCTATATGCTTACAGAGCAAGGCTATGTTTTTGAATACAACAAAAACGGAAGCACCTTATTTGTATTTGGTGGTAAGGATTCCGGACGTTTACGTATTGGTTTGTTTCAGAAGGCAGTTGCAATCGGTGTTGACCGTACGAACCGATTATATGTTCTGGATCAGGAAAAGAATGAAATTCAGATATTTAAGCCAACGGAATTCGCAGACCTGGTACATGAAGCATTGTATCTATATCAGGGCGGAAAATATACTAAAAGTAAAGAGCCGCTGAATCAGATACTTAATATGAACAGTTTATTTGACTACGCCAATATGGCTATGGGGCAGGCGTATTTACAGGAAGAAAACTATCCAATGGCCTTAAAATACTTTCGAATGGCGAAGGATTATCAGGGATATTCCGATGCTTTTTGGGAAGTCCGTAATATATGGCTGAACCAAAACCTGATTATGGGAGCAGGGTTTCTTGTTCTTACGGCTTTATTTATTAAATTCTTAAAATACCTCCAAAAGAAAAAACAGGTTTTTGTAAAAGTAATAGCCGCAAAAGAAAAAACACTGCAAAAACCTCTTATGGATAGATTGCATTATACCTGGTATTTTATAAAACATCCTATAGACGGCTGTTACGGCATTAAACGAGAATACAAAGCTTCTTATGTAAGTTCTAGTATCCTGTTTGTACTGTTTATGGCAATTGTGTTGATTAATAAATATGCTACAGGATTTATTTTAAAGAGGGTAATGGATGGGAGATATGATATCTTTACAGACCTGCTCTATATGATAGGAATCTTTCTGCTCATGACGGTCTGCACTTACTTGATCAGTACGATTAATGATGGAGAAGGAACCTTCAAACAGCTCTATACCGCCTTTGTCTATGCATTGGCACCCTATATGATTTTAAAACCCATTGTAGTAATTATCAGTAACATCATTACATATAACGAAGTATTTCTGGTACGGTTTTCTAATTTCTGCTTGTATACCTGGGTAGCCATATTACTGTTTATGGCAGTAAAGGAAATCAATAATTACACAGTAAGGGAGACCATAAGGGTAATATTGTTAACATTTTTCTGTGCGTTAATTGCTGTTTTGCTGTTGTTTATTTTATATGTTTTAGTGTCTCAGGTTGCAGATTTCATACAGGCAATTTATGGAGAGGTGGTGTACCGGCTTGAATAG
- a CDS encoding carbohydrate ABC transporter permease, whose protein sequence is MAGYKGSKINPKKFERGQIKIILMVLPLALFMLFPIIFIFCHAFKPMDELFAYPPRFFVSRPSLDNFENLFRTARTSGIPLSRYVFNTLLVTLLVVLGAVILSTLAGFALSKLRFKGKYAIMELNNAALMFVPVAVMIPRYLTINTLGITNTYFAHVLPLISMPVCLFLIKQFIDQVPDALIEAAYIDGASDFRVYRKIILPLIKPAIATGALLAFQQVWGDLQSSTYYISNDGLRTLAFYMSTLTSAASSNSIAGQGMAAAASLIMFIPNLILFIVLQRNVMNTMAHSGIK, encoded by the coding sequence ATGGCTGGTTACAAGGGAAGCAAGATAAACCCTAAGAAATTTGAGCGGGGACAAATAAAGATCATACTGATGGTTCTGCCTCTCGCTTTATTTATGTTATTTCCTATTATATTTATATTTTGCCATGCCTTCAAGCCAATGGATGAATTGTTTGCATATCCGCCTAGATTTTTTGTATCAAGACCAAGTCTTGATAATTTTGAGAATCTGTTTCGAACAGCGAGAACCTCTGGGATTCCCCTTAGCAGATATGTATTCAATACTCTGCTGGTGACACTGTTAGTAGTGCTGGGGGCAGTCATATTATCAACCTTAGCAGGCTTTGCTTTATCAAAGCTTCGCTTTAAAGGGAAGTACGCCATTATGGAATTAAACAATGCAGCACTGATGTTTGTTCCAGTAGCAGTTATGATTCCAAGGTACTTAACGATTAATACCCTAGGGATTACCAATACATATTTTGCACATGTCTTACCACTAATTTCCATGCCGGTATGTTTGTTTTTGATAAAGCAGTTTATTGACCAGGTACCGGACGCATTAATAGAAGCGGCATACATTGACGGAGCAAGTGATTTCAGAGTTTACAGAAAGATAATTCTGCCGCTTATAAAACCTGCCATAGCAACGGGAGCTCTGCTCGCCTTCCAGCAGGTGTGGGGAGACTTACAAAGTTCGACCTATTATATCAGTAATGATGGACTGCGTACGCTGGCATTTTATATGAGTACCTTAACCAGTGCTGCCAGCAGCAATAGCATTGCCGGTCAGGGTATGGCAGCAGCGGCCTCTCTGATTATGTTTATACCAAATCTTATTCTGTTTATTGTATTGCAGCGTAATGTTATGAATACAATGGCGCATTCGGGTATTAAATAG
- a CDS encoding carbohydrate ABC transporter permease, with protein MKKRNKIARKEYGNKQAYVFLGPYLILFIIFIIVPIAIAIGLSFTNFNTIEKPSFVGFMNYVTLLTKDEIFMQYVLPNTVTYALIVGPGGYALSFLLAWALAQISPAPRTILALILYSPSITSGVAMTALWKILFSGDQTGYINAWLIQAGIITEPIRWLVDTRFLLPIIIIIGLWSSMGVGFLAILAGILNSDESLYEAAAIDGVKNRFQEMIYITIPTMKPQMLFAAVMTIVGAFQNGAIGVQLSGANPTPGYAGQLIVNHIEDYGFIRYEMGYAAAVSVVLLGIVYVFSTVSKRLFTED; from the coding sequence ATGAAAAAAAGAAATAAGATTGCCAGAAAAGAATATGGTAACAAGCAGGCTTATGTATTTTTGGGTCCTTACCTGATATTGTTTATAATATTTATTATTGTTCCTATAGCCATAGCCATCGGATTATCTTTTACAAACTTTAATACCATAGAAAAGCCAAGTTTTGTCGGATTTATGAATTATGTTACCCTTCTAACCAAAGACGAAATCTTTATGCAGTATGTATTACCCAATACTGTAACCTATGCATTGATAGTCGGACCTGGTGGTTATGCCCTGTCCTTTTTACTGGCTTGGGCACTGGCACAGATTTCACCGGCACCAAGAACGATATTGGCATTGATTTTATATTCTCCGTCAATAACATCAGGTGTTGCTATGACAGCTCTATGGAAGATACTCTTTAGCGGAGATCAGACCGGTTACATAAATGCCTGGCTGATTCAGGCTGGCATTATAACGGAACCAATTCGATGGCTTGTCGATACCAGATTCCTCCTCCCTATTATAATCATAATAGGATTATGGAGTAGTATGGGGGTTGGATTTTTAGCCATCCTTGCCGGGATACTTAATTCAGATGAAAGCTTGTATGAAGCAGCAGCGATTGATGGTGTAAAGAACCGTTTTCAGGAAATGATATATATAACCATTCCAACCATGAAACCCCAGATGCTGTTCGCGGCAGTCATGACAATTGTTGGGGCATTCCAAAACGGAGCCATAGGTGTACAGCTGTCAGGGGCAAACCCAACGCCTGGCTATGCGGGGCAGTTAATAGTGAATCATATCGAAGATTACGGATTTATCCGTTATGAAATGGGGTATGCTGCGGCGGTTTCCGTTGTACTCTTAGGAATTGTATATGTGTTTTCAACGGTTTCCAAACGACTGTTTACAGAAGATTAG
- a CDS encoding extracellular solute-binding protein: MRRKKLSRFIALAVMVTVLTGSISGFAETENNQEALDTSTPKEVEYSNEMIGRNYTVVKNNYTYGIYSGEKQEYSIEEAYVEGSDGSLTADNYEYKNKVLNLELGDTGSLLIRAPEDARYYISFDYLSYSESILPVQMSLVLNGEVPFYEARRLVFESTWVDKGESSYDRYGNEIVSVPEKLIQWEHKYLMDASYRYSEPLALELKKGENRIDLTVSEGSLLLGNIYLDSGWEHSEYKKEEAAGGEALIVLEAEDMAYRNDSSIRPSSEFDTALTPYKTSHKVLNVLDGASFKETGQSVTYEFTVKEQGYYNIGFAYKQSDKTDFPVFGDIRIDGEIPAAVFKAYPFAYSRSYKNLVVKDADAENVSIYLEAGDHTLSLTINGDNTRHVLEAVDRIMSEINDLTLEITKVAGKNKDKYRDLDLVKYIPDVQERLIHWADQLDALQDSIKQYNPKVKKIAAFSSLSIASNRLRSLAKEPNHIPYRINELAQSSNSVIQYLANLIDIVNRNALSLDKIYIFQEEAKLPKGAGVFKSIYLNTARFFSSFTNQSYSLANVNKEHLQVWVNRSRQHVEILQKMIDESFTPKTGIKVDISIMPDQNKLVLANASGDAPDVAASINYSIPFELGIRGAIKDLTEFEDYKEVLSRNVEGLLIPAVIGDGIYAVPETINFWVLYYRTDILSKLGLEVPDTIDEVKEMLPELQMRGLNFYYPTAGMSSLKTFHGTTPLLFQHGASLYGKTAGNTAVNSDAAIRGLTELTELFTVYNLPVDVPSFYQHFRNGDMPIGIAEYNMYNLLTNAAPEIANSWDIALLPGVKGEDGEIKRYASGGAESCVIFNSTQEREDMAWEYLKWWTNKDTQIEFGQTLQITYGDEYIWNTANVEAFLELPWKSEDKKVILKQTEWMLEAPRILGTYMLERELSNSYNKVVVDGKDLRITIDSAVKRINRETERKLMEFGYLSADGREIKEYLVPDLKTVRQILNGE; encoded by the coding sequence ATGAGGCGGAAGAAGTTAAGCCGTTTTATTGCGTTAGCGGTCATGGTTACCGTTTTAACCGGCAGCATAAGCGGCTTTGCAGAGACAGAAAATAATCAGGAAGCACTAGACACTTCTACACCTAAAGAGGTAGAGTATTCCAATGAAATGATTGGAAGGAACTATACGGTTGTTAAGAATAATTATACGTATGGTATTTATTCGGGTGAAAAACAGGAATATTCCATAGAAGAAGCGTATGTAGAGGGTTCAGACGGCAGTCTTACGGCCGACAATTATGAGTATAAAAACAAAGTACTTAACCTGGAACTAGGTGATACAGGATCGTTACTTATTCGTGCACCGGAAGATGCCAGATATTATATAAGTTTTGACTATTTGTCATATTCAGAGTCAATCCTGCCTGTTCAGATGTCACTTGTTTTGAATGGGGAAGTGCCTTTTTATGAAGCAAGACGGCTGGTTTTTGAAAGCACCTGGGTTGACAAAGGAGAAAGCAGTTATGATCGTTATGGTAACGAGATTGTATCTGTACCTGAAAAATTAATCCAATGGGAACATAAATATTTAATGGATGCAAGTTACCGGTATTCAGAACCACTTGCCTTGGAGTTAAAAAAGGGAGAGAACCGAATTGACTTAACAGTTTCTGAGGGAAGTCTGCTGTTAGGCAATATCTATTTAGATAGTGGATGGGAACATTCTGAATATAAAAAAGAAGAGGCAGCAGGGGGGGAGGCCCTTATTGTACTGGAAGCCGAGGATATGGCTTACCGGAACGATTCCTCCATAAGACCAAGCTCTGAATTTGATACTGCTTTAACGCCCTATAAAACATCACATAAAGTATTAAATGTTTTGGATGGAGCTTCCTTTAAAGAAACCGGGCAATCAGTTACCTATGAATTTACAGTAAAAGAGCAGGGGTATTATAATATAGGCTTTGCATATAAGCAATCTGATAAGACAGATTTCCCCGTATTTGGTGACATACGGATTGATGGTGAAATACCGGCAGCAGTATTTAAGGCATATCCCTTTGCCTACTCCAGAAGCTATAAAAATCTAGTGGTAAAAGATGCGGATGCAGAGAATGTGTCTATCTATTTAGAAGCAGGAGACCATACCCTGTCTTTAACTATTAATGGAGATAATACCCGTCATGTACTGGAAGCAGTTGACCGTATTATGAGTGAAATCAATGACCTGACCCTTGAAATAACAAAGGTGGCAGGAAAGAACAAGGATAAATATAGAGATTTAGATCTTGTAAAATACATACCTGATGTACAGGAGCGGCTTATTCACTGGGCTGACCAATTAGATGCCCTTCAAGACAGCATAAAGCAGTATAATCCTAAAGTAAAAAAAATAGCGGCGTTTTCTTCTCTTAGTATAGCCTCTAACCGGTTAAGAAGCCTTGCCAAAGAACCGAATCATATCCCTTATCGGATTAATGAATTAGCGCAGAGTTCTAATTCGGTAATCCAGTATTTGGCCAATCTTATAGATATCGTTAACCGAAATGCTTTAAGCCTTGATAAAATATATATCTTTCAAGAGGAGGCAAAACTCCCGAAAGGTGCCGGTGTCTTTAAAAGTATTTATTTAAACACAGCAAGATTTTTTTCTTCCTTTACGAACCAATCCTATTCTTTGGCAAATGTCAATAAAGAGCATTTGCAAGTGTGGGTTAATCGTTCGAGACAACATGTAGAAATCCTGCAAAAGATGATTGATGAAAGCTTTACGCCAAAAACAGGTATAAAAGTGGATATATCTATTATGCCGGATCAGAATAAGCTGGTTCTTGCTAACGCATCTGGTGATGCGCCGGATGTAGCTGCCTCCATTAATTATTCCATTCCATTTGAGCTTGGTATTAGAGGGGCAATAAAAGATTTGACGGAGTTTGAGGATTATAAAGAGGTCCTTTCAAGAAATGTAGAAGGACTCCTAATTCCTGCTGTAATTGGTGATGGTATCTATGCGGTACCGGAGACTATCAATTTTTGGGTGTTATATTACCGGACGGACATATTAAGTAAATTAGGTCTTGAAGTTCCTGATACCATAGACGAGGTTAAGGAAATGCTTCCAGAACTTCAAATGAGAGGATTAAATTTTTATTACCCCACAGCCGGAATGTCATCTTTAAAAACCTTTCATGGAACAACGCCTTTATTATTTCAGCATGGGGCTTCCCTGTATGGAAAAACGGCAGGTAATACGGCTGTTAACAGTGATGCAGCAATAAGGGGATTAACAGAATTAACAGAATTATTCACTGTATACAATCTGCCCGTAGATGTACCCAGTTTTTATCAGCATTTTCGTAACGGTGATATGCCAATTGGTATAGCAGAGTACAACATGTATAATCTACTTACTAATGCAGCACCAGAAATCGCTAATTCCTGGGATATTGCGCTGCTTCCGGGGGTTAAGGGTGAAGACGGAGAGATTAAACGCTATGCTTCCGGAGGTGCTGAAAGTTGTGTTATTTTTAACAGTACACAGGAGCGGGAAGACATGGCCTGGGAATATTTAAAGTGGTGGACGAATAAGGACACACAGATAGAATTCGGGCAAACATTACAGATTACCTATGGTGATGAATATATCTGGAATACGGCAAATGTAGAGGCTTTTTTAGAACTTCCCTGGAAGAGTGAAGATAAGAAGGTTATCCTTAAGCAAACTGAATGGATGTTGGAAGCGCCTAGAATCCTTGGTACCTATATGTTGGAAAGAGAATTAAGTAACTCTTATAACAAAGTGGTGGTTGATGGAAAAGACTTAAGAATTACCATTGACTCCGCAGTGAAGAGGATTAATCGTGAAACAGAAAGAAAACTGATGGAATTCGGCTACCTGTCTGCCGATGGCAGAGAAATAAAGGAATATCTGGTGCCGGATCTTAAAACGGTCAGACAGATATTAAATGGGGAGTAG